In Humulus lupulus chromosome 7, drHumLupu1.1, whole genome shotgun sequence, the following are encoded in one genomic region:
- the LOC133792353 gene encoding uncharacterized protein LOC133792353 → MNSNSYNTRNHPNNRNSRYNDRNRGNHQSNRVEHPTCPKCSKRHPGECQASTKICFKCGQTGHLRIDCPQWKSGQNSNSNLVLARVFALTQKEAANSNALVTDQLLISGMICRVLIDSGVTYSYVSMNMIDKLGMPCKLFEHRFSAMLPSGEMMLSTRWLQLAPIIIEGRECSTDLIELSIPDYDAILCMDWLSKHGAMIDCWKKTVEFRLEEGEIFSFKGKVAGFRTPIISTLSTEYDAT, encoded by the coding sequence ATGAATAGCAACAGTTACAACACTCGGAACCACCCTAACAACCGCAATAGTCGCTATAATGATCGGAACCGTGGGAATCACCAAAGCAACAGAGTAGAGCACCCCACTTGTCCTAAATGCTCGAAAAGACACCCGGGAGAATGCCAAGCCAGCACCAAAATATGTTTCAAGTGTGGTCAGACAGGACATCTAAGAAtagattgcccacaatggaaatCGGGACAGAACAGTAATAGCAATCTGGTGCTAGcacgggtttttgccttaactcaGAAAGAAGCAGCCAACAGCAACGCTCTAGTCACGGATCAGCTCCTTATATCTGGTATGATTTGCAGAGTCCTTATTGATTCAGGAGTGACTTACTCCTATGTTtccatgaatatgattgataagtTGGGTATGCCTTGTAAACTGTTTGAACATCGTTTTAGTGCAATGTTACCGTCAGGAGAGatgatgttgtcaactaggtggttGCAATTAGCACCTATAATAATAGAGGGCAGGGAGTGCTCGACAGACCTTATAGAACTAagtataccagattatgatgCCATACTTTgcatggattggctatccaaacATGGAGCGATGATTGACTGTTGGAAAAAGACTGTGGAGTTCAGACTAGAAGAAGgagaaatattttcttttaaaggaAAAGTAGCGGGCTTTCGTACACCCATAATATCGACACTaagcacggaatatgatgcaacatga